The Mesorhizobium sp. M1D.F.Ca.ET.043.01.1.1 genome contains a region encoding:
- a CDS encoding ABC transporter permease, translating into MSESIVRYSSRSRARAIKSFLSNLLGHAGAQLGLLCLVFFLVLSAVPNILVGPLETVATATGDFLVPPSSQHLLGTDEVGRDVLNLVVHGARISLTIALLATVISLVVGTTVGIIAGYYGGRVDVWLMRLTDFFFVMPSFVLALVITPVVLEVMGRGREILGFRPSLFVILVVIGITSWAFVARIVRSQTLSLKERTFIDRARVVGSSNLSIMVRHILPNLVPQIAANGALVVAGAIYVETSLSFLGLGDPLQPSWGTLLSLAQRAGAASTGAWWYLGAPGLCALAVSLSFVLVGNALDDTFNPRQRVIP; encoded by the coding sequence ATGAGTGAAAGTATCGTGCGATATTCCTCGCGTAGCCGGGCGAGAGCGATCAAGAGCTTTCTATCCAATCTTCTTGGTCACGCCGGGGCTCAGCTCGGCCTGTTGTGTCTGGTGTTTTTCCTTGTCCTCTCTGCTGTGCCCAATATCCTCGTAGGTCCACTTGAGACCGTAGCCACCGCAACTGGTGATTTCCTCGTTCCACCATCAAGCCAGCATCTGCTGGGGACCGATGAGGTGGGGCGTGACGTGCTCAATCTGGTCGTCCATGGTGCCCGGATATCGCTCACGATCGCGCTGCTGGCGACCGTCATCAGCCTCGTCGTCGGCACTACGGTTGGTATCATTGCTGGCTACTACGGTGGCAGAGTTGACGTCTGGCTGATGCGGCTGACGGATTTCTTTTTCGTCATGCCGTCCTTCGTCCTTGCGCTGGTCATCACACCCGTGGTGCTCGAAGTAATGGGGCGGGGCAGAGAAATCCTCGGCTTCCGTCCTTCCCTCTTCGTGATCCTTGTCGTCATCGGCATAACAAGCTGGGCGTTTGTCGCCCGTATCGTTCGCAGTCAGACACTATCGCTTAAGGAGCGAACATTCATTGATCGCGCACGAGTTGTGGGCAGCAGCAATTTGAGCATCATGGTGCGGCATATCCTCCCCAATCTCGTTCCGCAAATCGCAGCGAATGGTGCGCTGGTCGTCGCTGGCGCAATCTATGTCGAGACGTCGCTCTCGTTCCTCGGGCTTGGCGACCCATTGCAGCCTTCATGGGGCACTTTGCTTTCGCTCGCTCAGCGCGCCGGTGCGGCCAGTACCGGAGCTTGGTGGTACCTCGGCGCCCCCGGGCTGTGCGCCCTCGCGGTTTCCCTTAGCTTCGTCCTGGTCGGCAATGCCCTCGACGACACGTTCAATCCACGGCAGAGGGTGATCCCATGA
- a CDS encoding ABC transporter ATP-binding protein — protein sequence MTNLSQDKASLLEVDGLSVEYRLKGVSLRAIDRVSFALQAGEAVGLVGESGSGKTTTAMAIAGLLSPNARVSGGQVRYRGNLLSIDNDAAMRPHRWTETSVVFQGAMNALNPVHRIIKQIAEPCILKLGMSRAEATARAREVLELVGIPTDRGTAYPHELSGGMRQRVMIAMALACRPSIIIGDEPTTALDVITQAQILKLLGKLRSQLNLALILITHDLSVVAESCDRVMIMYAGRIVEDGTVAEIFAKPKHPYTRLLIESIPNPASGIRIIRPIPGDPPNLMNRPSGCAFHPRCPSATGVCTTEVPSLEKFGWGRVACHLHRSSQEGRVAVHA from the coding sequence ATGACAAACCTCTCCCAAGACAAGGCATCGCTTTTGGAAGTCGACGGGCTTTCTGTTGAGTATCGGCTCAAGGGCGTTTCATTGCGAGCGATCGACCGCGTGAGCTTCGCGCTCCAGGCTGGAGAGGCCGTTGGCCTCGTCGGTGAATCGGGCAGTGGCAAGACTACCACCGCCATGGCGATCGCTGGTCTACTATCGCCCAATGCACGGGTCAGCGGCGGCCAAGTGCGCTATCGTGGTAACCTGCTGTCGATCGACAATGATGCGGCGATGCGGCCACATCGCTGGACCGAGACGTCCGTCGTTTTCCAGGGCGCGATGAATGCGCTCAATCCCGTTCACCGCATTATCAAGCAAATCGCCGAGCCATGCATCCTGAAGCTCGGCATGTCGCGTGCCGAGGCGACCGCGCGGGCACGGGAGGTTCTAGAACTCGTCGGCATTCCGACGGATCGCGGCACTGCCTATCCCCACGAGTTGTCGGGCGGTATGCGTCAAAGAGTGATGATTGCCATGGCGCTCGCATGTCGCCCCTCGATCATCATCGGTGACGAGCCGACCACGGCGCTCGACGTCATCACACAGGCTCAGATCCTCAAGCTGTTGGGGAAGTTGCGATCGCAGCTTAACCTAGCGCTCATTTTAATCACCCACGACCTGTCTGTCGTCGCTGAGTCGTGTGATCGCGTGATGATCATGTACGCCGGCCGGATAGTCGAGGATGGAACCGTCGCGGAGATCTTCGCTAAGCCCAAACATCCCTACACTCGCCTGCTGATCGAATCGATCCCCAACCCGGCGAGCGGCATACGGATAATTCGCCCTATCCCCGGTGATCCTCCCAACTTAATGAATCGACCGTCAGGCTGCGCCTTCCATCCACGTTGCCCGTCAGCAACGGGGGTCTGCACGACCGAAGTTCCCAGCCTCGAAAAGTTCGGGTGGGGACGCGTCGCCTGTCACCTTCACCGTTCCTCGCAAGAAGGCAGGGTTGCAGTTCATGCCTGA
- a CDS encoding ABC transporter ATP-binding protein: protein MPDTSDILSLESLKVHFPIQGGLFDRVLGRSAGAVRAADGVDLNIGRGEIVALVGESGSGKTTVGRVITKLAQPTGGRLLFEGRDMTSAKGFSALRPYRRRVQMIFQDAYQALNPRHTVFDSVAEPLRSLRLVKNHAQLTERVSEALSAAGLNPPGDFFARFPHELSGGQRQRVVIAGALAVKPELIVADEPVSMLDVSIRAQILQVLVDLRAKHNMALLFITHDLPLAWLIADRIAVLYLGRLVEIGSADDITFNPRHPYTVALRNATPQIRSDASRFELPALQGEVPSAARVPKGCRFHPRCPLAFDRCKEEEPPAIEVGPQHMSACWLPTSGAKAELSTPNLKSADHGSV, encoded by the coding sequence ATGCCTGACACCTCCGACATCCTGAGTCTCGAGAGCCTGAAGGTCCATTTTCCTATCCAGGGCGGACTGTTCGACCGGGTCCTGGGGCGATCTGCCGGGGCGGTGCGTGCGGCGGATGGAGTCGACCTCAACATTGGACGAGGTGAAATCGTCGCCCTGGTTGGAGAATCCGGAAGCGGCAAGACGACAGTGGGCCGCGTCATCACCAAGCTAGCCCAGCCCACAGGAGGCAGGTTGCTGTTTGAGGGCCGCGATATGACGTCTGCAAAGGGCTTCTCGGCTCTGCGTCCCTACCGGCGACGCGTGCAAATGATCTTTCAGGATGCTTATCAGGCGCTCAACCCGCGACACACCGTGTTCGACAGTGTGGCAGAGCCGTTGCGCTCCCTGCGGCTGGTCAAGAACCATGCTCAACTCACAGAAAGGGTCAGCGAAGCGCTTTCGGCGGCCGGGCTCAATCCTCCCGGTGATTTCTTCGCCCGCTTCCCACACGAACTCTCCGGCGGCCAGCGCCAGCGCGTCGTGATTGCCGGAGCGCTTGCCGTGAAGCCGGAGCTCATCGTTGCCGACGAGCCCGTGTCGATGCTCGATGTATCGATACGCGCACAAATTCTTCAGGTCCTGGTTGACCTGCGCGCCAAGCACAACATGGCGCTACTGTTCATCACCCACGACCTGCCGCTCGCCTGGCTGATCGCCGACCGGATTGCAGTCTTATATCTTGGGAGATTGGTCGAGATCGGCAGCGCCGATGACATCACATTCAACCCCCGGCATCCCTATACGGTCGCGTTGCGCAACGCCACGCCGCAGATTCGCAGCGACGCAAGTCGCTTCGAGCTGCCGGCGTTGCAAGGAGAGGTTCCAAGCGCCGCACGCGTGCCGAAGGGCTGTCGTTTCCATCCTCGCTGCCCGCTTGCTTTCGACCGGTGCAAGGAGGAGGAGCCGCCGGCCATCGAAGTCGGGCCGCAGCATATGTCCGCATGCTGGCTGCCGACGTCAGGTGCGAAAGCAGAATTGTCGACACCCAACCTGAAAAGTGCCGACCATGGTTCCGTCTGA